gatTATGCTGGTGTGGGAAATATTAATGGACATTTTGATATTTGCGATTTTTCCACCTTCAACACCAATTTCACGCTAATACTTCACAGTCGAGACTCCAAACCTGAAAGTGTAAAGACCCCAGTGTTATATTTAACTTTCACTGTTAACATGGTTTTCAGTTTAGTAGCTTTCTATAAAGTTGGTTAACTGTCTACAGGAAATTTTAAACCTGTGCGGAAGACCTTTGCTGAGCTGAATGTGCAGACTGGGGGTGAGCTACAGCACTAAGACCTGCAGGGGGCAGTATAGAATTGTCTTACTGGAGGTGGCAGCATGGTTAGTCTCCACCACAGTCAGAGCATCCCGTCCAATGTTTAAACGAGAACTTTAGTCCAGTTTCCGAAACacttttctgattattttgttgctgttagATGTATTTGTTTCTCAGCATTTATCAACATAAAATTTAAAGGAATTGACCAGTGGAAAACTGTATTCAATAGCCTGATTATGCTACGTTCAAGTACGTTCATGCTGAAGGTCAGACTTCCTGCAGAAACAGATAATTTACGCCCAGTTGACAATTTAGTCGGCCTCACTGATATATTCTAGatggacaaaatattggaaacacCAGTAAAAGCAATAGTTTAGCAGCACCATAAACTACATCCTCTAAAATCATCATACCTGAACCACCTCTCAAAAACTCTTTATACAAAAATTGAACATTATAACCATCATTAAGGCAGGATTCATGATAAGAAAGTGTTTCAGCTTCGTAGCTTTTTAAGCTTAACAAAGATTTTGAAAATGCCCACACAGTGTCCCGATGATCAGTCAGTTCAGTGATATGAGGCCtgagatttttcagtttttgacatgtgtgtatgttttttggCAGATGCGGGGACTTCATGGACCTGAAGTCCCTCTGAATGTGGCTTCGATCTGCTCCAGTGTCTTGCCCTTTGTTTCTGGGATGAAGGCAATGGTGAAGATGACATTGATGATGCACATTGAGGCGAAAAGCCAGAAGGTTCCAGCACTGGTTAGAAGATTCTGGAAGAGGTCACAATTATATTGACAGTGATGTCGCAGTGATGTTggaaaggaaacagaggaagGTTTCACAGTTTGACAATGGATAGAGCTGCAACTAGACATAATTTACTATCAaattatttgttgattttgatttttcagTTACTCAattatttagtctataaaatgtcagaaaatggtaaaaaaaaaaaaaaaaaaaaacaccatcagacaaTGTCCAGcattttcttgataaatgacttacAGTAAACGATTATTTGAAGTAACTGTTTCAGCTCAAACTGGAAGAGCAGACAGATCAAACACATCCTAAATATATAATGCCCCTCAAAGCATCTGAAAAAAGGGAAGGTCAGTGCAGACATGTATGTAATATTTCTCATGTTCTACTTTCTCATGATCACGGTCAAGAACTTGACATAAGTAgccatgtttttatgtgaaCACATAACTATTATATCCTGATTGCGAGAAAACATTTGTGTATTGTGTGACCACGAGTTTTAAGTTGTAACAGGATGTTATGCCATAGCAattgaatgaatatttaaactgtattttgaaCAGAGGTGGAAAAAGTATACTCAGGTTttgtactcaagtaaaagtaccaatactGCAGTGTAGAAATATTGTGTTACATTTAAAACTTTTGCATTACaatttttactcaagtaaaactACAtcagtattagcatcaaaatatacttacagtatcaaaaataaaagtactcatggTATGgtgtgttttgaaataatgtgtaTTATATAATTGGGTTAGATAATAttgttgatgcattaatgtattCATCACTTTACTGTTGAAGCTGGTTAACGTAACTTAACAACTTTACATCATTCATCTACAGGGAAGCTTGTGAATTTCCTcttggggatcaataaagtttgatcCTAACAATATTACATCAGAATGTATTTGTCGATTATAGATTTTATTATTAAACTAAATCTGCAAGGTAACTTGTTACTaaagttgtcaaataaatgttgtggagtaaaaagtacagtatttgtgtcTGAACTGtagtagaagtataaaataaaataaaggacaAATACGTCAGTCTTATTTTCCATCACAGATTTTGAAATTGTGAGAGATACCCATATCTTTACCAATGTCCTATCTGGAGAAGATGTcacaaaatctatttttttaaaaccaaaacCCTTGATATTTGTCAAAAATGGCAAGAGTGGCAGCACTGGAAAAGATGTCATATAGACAGATACTCAGGAAAAAATACTCAACCTGGAGGGCTCTTGAAATGGGCCGTACTGACATGTTTGTCGCATGTTTTGTGTTTAGCATTTTAAACTACGCATGGACAAAAATATGTACTTGTCTCGTACTGCCTTGTCTTGTTAAAAAatttttatcagaaaaaaaactgaaatagtGTCCTGCTGAGGACTCACCATCATGTCTTGGAAGGTTTTGGTGACGATGAACGCCATGCTCCAGTTGGTGAGGACGCAGACAGCACTGGCAAACCCCCTCACTTTGACAGGGAAAATCTCTGACATGACCAGCCATGGGATTGGACCCCAACCAAGAGCAAAACCTGAACACAGTAACAAATTATTAATGTGGTAAGATCCATATGTTCTTGTGATGTTCCATCACCTGTGTAGTTGCCCTAAATTCTGTCTAAGCTGATTTAGCTGTTCTGATTTTCATATTAGACAAGAAACATGTCACATATAAGACATTTTACAAAGAGGATGCTACAAAGAAGTAGACATATGGGAAAAGGGGCTCAGTAACTGGTGGGAGAGGGCTATAACTGAAAGCTGATGGGATTTGTAGAAAGTGTAGGGAAGGGGATttgaagagagggggaggaggagtgaagaCTGGTCGGGCTAAGTATCTTTTACACTCCAATACTGTTAACTTCATCtgggaaacacacttttttCACTTCACCTTTGGACTCTTGATTCATCACTTGGATTTGAACAGTTAAATATAAAAtctttctttctatctatctTCAGTAACTTTGACTGAATTGGAGGATCTCACCTGTGATGAAGACACCCATGCTGGCAAGGGCCAGCCAGGCCAAGTCAGTGTGGGGTTCTTCGGCAGCCTTAGTCTGGATGTCCTGCATCAAGGCATTCAGCGTGGTGGTGCTGTGAAGCTTGGACATCAGGTAGAAATAAACCCCGAATGCTGTGGTGCTGATCGCCATGGCAACACCTTTATTAATGGGAAAACAAACTAAATCTGTCATGACCTCACAGCTGTTGTCTGGTGCTAAAGagaatttttttcttcagcattTTCTGCCTCTATTTGAGAGTTGAGTGTAGAGAGAGGCAGTGaacgagaggagagagaaaaagagaaatgggGAATGATATGCAAAAAAAGGGACACTGCAGTTCATGGCCAGTGCCTTAAAACCCTCGGCCATCTGGGGGCCTCCCAAAGGAtttatatatactatatatatgtgtaGAATTTGATAGAACATACCTGAGATGATGAGAAGGACTTTCCTTCCAGCTCTGTCCATTATTAGTGCTGCCACTCCTGTAAAGATGACCTGAACCAGACCCACGATCACTGAGGCCAGGTCGCTctcctgaaaaacagcaaaacattcatatttatcCTTTCAACAACATCAACGGATGTTCGAAACTTTGAAAAAGTGCTATGGCTCTCTGATGTGTTCATTCATAAATTACGATTCTGCATGGGATTTCTAAATTTCTAAAAATGagtttttgtttgcattcagaTTCAGTTatgggttgttgtttttttaagaggaATAGTACAATCTCAAAAGTTTAATGATTGATCAGAACAGGTTAGTGTGTAAAACAATATTTAGTTGTTTTGATGAGGCTATTACTAgtactgcttttattttaaaaaatgtagaatatttcTTCAGTATGTCCTTTAACAGTTCATCCGTTCTGACTTGATAACAGCACACTGCATCAGTCTAAGACCAATGTAGAGCTACTTTTGGAGCAAAAAGGCCAGTTATTCTTGTACTTATCATATACTCTTTCCTTAGCACCAATTGTTAGGTTCAGATTTTTACCATTGCATCTAAGCACTTTATCAAGTACCAGAGGACATTTAGAGGACAATTAGAGATATACATGAGAGGACCAGGCAAAAGTATTGGATGGTAGTTGTTGTGCACATACCAGATTGCACACATTTGTAATTTGTTACTGACTGGAAAGTTGAGACCCTGTGTTCATTTTGGACGAAGAAATAACAATAACCCCCTCACCTTAAAATGTGCCTGTTCAAATATGTTCTCAGCGTAGAACATGATAGCATTGATCCCCGTCATCTGCTGGAATACCATGAGCATGACGCCGATCACCAGCGGCTTGTAGACACCAGGGTCCTTCAGGTCGGACATGTGGAAACTTGAGCCCTGAGTggatgcagaaaaacaacacagtcagTGAGACCTTTCATTGTCCGGGACTGCACACTAGACCGTCTGACCCTTTGACCTAAACAGTTTGGGGATTTACTTCAACATGTCTGACAGTGGTGGCATTAGCATTAGTCTTAAATTTTCTGGTCATTTGAATCAAGCCCTGGCTTCTGCGGCGCCTCCTGTGGTGACTTCACGTAACACCTCTCTCTGTCCGTTACCTTTCAGCTTCATCACAAGCCACATTTTCACTAGCTGACGCTGTCCACTGCATCACAACCAACCATAGGCTCACCTGCTCATCACAGGCGTCCTCGATGCGGGCGCACTCCCATTCGATGGGGGCGTCCGGTCCTCGCAGGAAGCGCAGCGCCTCCTCAGCCTCCCGCCTCTTGCCCTGTGACAATAGGAACCGGGGGGTCTCTGGCATGAAGCACATACAGACCAACAGCAGCGTAGGAGGGATGGAGCAGCAGATCGCCAGCCAGCGCCAGTCCAGGAAGAGACCTGCGGGATGAGTTCACACCGCTCACAATGAGAAGCTGCTTATGCAAATACTGATCTTTCAGCCTCTGCTCAGTTGTTAGTTTCAACTGACCGATGCTACGTTTTTGTATTCTGTGCTTAAAGAGTAACTAAACACCTGTGCGACCTCCAGGGGTTCAAGTGTGGTCCAGGACACCATGACCTCACTGATGGGTGTGGTTGCAGGTACAACAAAGCGCTTTCTTTACCACAGCCAACCACAGCCACACCTTTTTACTTGCAAAATATACTCTAGTTCCAATGTTTGTACAGTCTATTATACGTTCTGAGTGATTATCTTTACATCATTGTTGCTGTAAACACCAAACATCACATGATGTCTATAATGTCTTATTGTGCGCTGAccctgttgaaataaataaattacattacattacattacatttttatagaGTGCAGAACTATAAATTATGGTTTTCattgaaatactgtatttttacacaAGACACTGATAGTACTGTGTCTTTCATGTTGTCCATCCCCCTTTTTACATAGTTTTCAAGTTTAGCTAATAAcataacatttcttttttctttgctcttaCCATTTCCATACTTCACAGATTAGACCGATCATATATGTTCTTAACCTTTCGTAACTAAACTTCTGTTAAATGTAATATCATTTGTCTCCTTAAATAAAAAGATCCAAGAcgtgaatgtcttttttttttttttttttgctgagggGTCCTGAATGCTTATGGGACGTCTCAACAGAGAGATGAATCCTACTGAAAGttaaaggaaaatgtaaaaattcaaaATTCACACCACAACAACAGATGCCTTTGTCCTCTAGACCCCATTATGAGTTGTTCCCCAGTTGCGTTCGAAAGATGCCAGGCACTGCAGACTGAAGGCTGCAGGACACAGTGGAGCTTTGTCAAG
The DNA window shown above is from Chelmon rostratus isolate fCheRos1 chromosome 5, fCheRos1.pri, whole genome shotgun sequence and carries:
- the slc2a8 gene encoding solute carrier family 2, facilitated glucose transporter member 8 codes for the protein MDIQDERRRLLDAEGGDENPAGLMSEQDAYLSKVKNRKLYLATFASVLGPMSFGFVLGYSSPAIPELTRIADPRLRLDDDQASWFGSIVTVGAAVGGLLGGWMVERIGRKLSLMFCSLPFVFGFTIIIAAQNVWMLYLGRVLTGLASGVTSLVVPLYISEMAHERVRGTLGSCVQLMVVLGIMGVYLAGLFLDWRWLAICCSIPPTLLLVCMCFMPETPRFLLSQGKRREAEEALRFLRGPDAPIEWECARIEDACDEQGSSFHMSDLKDPGVYKPLVIGVMLMVFQQMTGINAIMFYAENIFEQAHFKESDLASVIVGLVQVIFTGVAALIMDRAGRKVLLIISGVAMAISTTAFGVYFYLMSKLHSTTTLNALMQDIQTKAAEEPHTDLAWLALASMGVFITGFALGWGPIPWLVMSEIFPVKVRGFASAVCVLTNWSMAFIVTKTFQDMMNLLTSAGTFWLFASMCIINVIFTIAFIPETKGKTLEQIEATFRGTSGP